The Alteripontixanthobacter sp. genome has a window encoding:
- the ilvD gene encoding dihydroxy-acid dehydratase — protein MPAKFDKSNLPSRHVSVGPERAPHRSYYYAMGLTEEEIARPFVGIASAGNDSAPCNTTLDAQAEIARRGVEQGGGMPRRFNTITVTDGIAMGHQGMKSSLVSREVIADSVELSVRGHCYDALIGFAGCDKSLPGMMMAMLRLNVPSIFVYGGSILPGTYRGEDVTVVDVFEAVGQHAAGNCPLKDLTALEKVACPGHGACGGQFTANTMACVGEAIGLSLPNSNMAPAPYKSREEIAVGAGKQVMALLERNLRPRDICTRAAFENAARVVAATGGSTNAALHLPAMANECGIEFDLFDVAEIFKSTPYIADLKPGGRYVAKDMYEAGGVYMAMKTLLDGGFIDPEPLTVTGKTLGENIDEITWNPDQKVFYDVKTPLTPTGGVVGLRGSLAPDGAIVKVAGMDRLEFTGPARVFDCEEDAFKAVENRDIAEGCVIVIRYEGPKGGPGMREMLSTTAALYGQGMGEKVALITDGRFSGATRGFCIGHVGPEAAECGPIALVHDGDTISIDAAAGTIDLVVEEAEMARRREEWQRRKNDYGSGALWRFAENVGPASKGAVTHPGASAESHIYADI, from the coding sequence GTGCCAGCCAAATTCGACAAGTCCAATCTTCCCAGCCGGCACGTCTCCGTTGGCCCGGAGCGTGCGCCGCATCGCTCGTATTATTACGCGATGGGCCTCACCGAAGAAGAAATCGCGCGGCCTTTCGTCGGAATCGCCAGTGCGGGCAATGACAGCGCCCCGTGCAACACCACCCTGGATGCGCAGGCGGAGATTGCCCGGCGCGGCGTGGAACAGGGCGGCGGAATGCCCCGCCGGTTCAACACCATCACCGTGACAGACGGTATCGCGATGGGCCACCAGGGCATGAAAAGCTCGCTCGTCAGCCGCGAAGTAATCGCCGATTCTGTCGAGCTTTCGGTAAGAGGTCATTGTTATGACGCGCTTATTGGATTTGCTGGATGTGACAAAAGCCTGCCCGGCATGATGATGGCGATGCTCCGGCTGAACGTGCCCAGCATCTTCGTCTATGGCGGCTCGATCCTGCCCGGCACTTACAGGGGTGAAGACGTGACCGTGGTCGATGTGTTCGAAGCGGTCGGCCAGCACGCAGCGGGAAATTGCCCGCTGAAGGACCTGACCGCACTGGAGAAAGTTGCTTGCCCCGGACATGGGGCCTGCGGCGGCCAATTCACGGCCAACACGATGGCCTGCGTGGGCGAGGCTATCGGATTATCCCTGCCGAACAGCAACATGGCCCCGGCACCTTACAAATCTCGCGAGGAAATCGCGGTGGGCGCAGGCAAGCAGGTCATGGCGTTGCTCGAACGCAATCTGCGCCCCCGCGACATCTGCACCCGCGCCGCATTCGAAAACGCTGCGCGCGTAGTGGCAGCCACCGGCGGTTCGACCAACGCGGCGCTCCATCTGCCCGCGATGGCCAATGAATGCGGGATCGAATTCGACCTGTTCGATGTCGCCGAGATTTTCAAATCGACACCCTATATCGCCGATCTCAAACCCGGCGGGCGCTACGTGGCAAAAGATATGTACGAGGCTGGCGGGGTCTACATGGCGATGAAAACGCTGCTGGATGGCGGTTTCATCGATCCCGAACCGCTGACCGTGACCGGCAAGACACTGGGCGAGAACATAGACGAGATTACGTGGAACCCTGACCAGAAGGTATTCTACGATGTGAAAACGCCGCTGACGCCAACCGGCGGCGTGGTCGGATTGCGGGGGTCGCTCGCCCCGGATGGCGCTATCGTGAAAGTGGCGGGCATGGACCGGCTCGAATTCACCGGCCCGGCGCGGGTGTTCGACTGCGAGGAAGATGCGTTCAAGGCGGTCGAGAACCGCGATATCGCTGAAGGTTGCGTAATCGTGATCCGTTACGAGGGGCCGAAGGGCGGCCCCGGTATGCGCGAAATGCTCTCCACCACCGCTGCGCTTTACGGGCAGGGGATGGGCGAGAAGGTGGCACTGATCACCGATGGCCGCTTTTCCGGAGCGACGCGCGGTTTCTGCATCGGTCATGTCGGCCCGGAAGCTGCCGAATGCGGCCCCATCGCGCTGGTCCATGATGGCGATACGATTTCGATCGACGCTGCCGCAGGGACGATTGATCTGGTCGTAGAAGAGGCGGAGATGGCCCGCCGCCGCGAGGAATGGCAGCGGCGCAAGAATGATTACGGATCGGGCGCGTTGTGGCGCTTCGCCGAGAATGTCGGCCCGGCCAGCAAGGGTGCGGTCACGCATCCCGGGGCCAGCGCCGAAAGTCACATCTATGCGGATATATAG
- a CDS encoding 4-(cytidine 5'-diphospho)-2-C-methyl-D-erythritol kinase, whose product MRETAYAKINLALHVRRRRDDGYHELETLFAFVDAGDELVARSASADRIEITGEFASSLTDSFGNIVAQALGVLPRPDGLAITLEKRLPVAAGLGGGSADAGAVFRLVERLHTLPENWRERAAKLGADVPACVESVTCIGRGTGTQLEPVDNDLAGTPVLLVNPSTPLATGPVFKAWDGRDSGALPSGTASDIAYAGHNGLEPAAIAQSPEISAVLGALRGTDATLARMSGSGASCFALFGSEAARDDAARALSAEFPHWWRMAGRLR is encoded by the coding sequence ATGAGAGAAACGGCTTACGCCAAGATCAATCTGGCCTTGCATGTCAGGCGGCGGCGCGATGATGGGTATCACGAGCTGGAAACGCTGTTCGCCTTCGTGGATGCGGGGGACGAGCTGGTTGCCCGGTCGGCAAGCGCAGACCGGATCGAGATTACCGGCGAATTCGCCTCTTCACTGACCGATTCATTTGGCAATATCGTGGCACAAGCGCTTGGCGTGCTGCCGCGTCCGGACGGCCTTGCGATCACGCTGGAAAAACGCCTGCCGGTTGCGGCCGGGCTCGGGGGCGGATCGGCCGATGCCGGCGCGGTGTTTCGCTTGGTCGAACGCCTCCACACCCTGCCGGAAAACTGGCGGGAGCGTGCCGCGAAGCTGGGCGCCGATGTGCCCGCCTGCGTCGAAAGCGTCACCTGTATCGGGCGCGGTACCGGCACCCAGCTGGAACCGGTCGACAATGATCTGGCGGGCACGCCTGTCCTGCTCGTCAACCCAAGCACACCTCTTGCGACCGGCCCTGTTTTCAAGGCGTGGGATGGCCGGGATAGCGGCGCGCTGCCTTCCGGTACGGCGTCGGACATCGCCTATGCCGGCCACAACGGCCTGGAGCCCGCTGCAATCGCCCAAAGTCCCGAGATTTCTGCGGTTCTCGGCGCATTGCGCGGAACCGACGCGACGCTCGCCCGTATGTCCGGTTCCGGGGCCAGCTGTTTCGCCCTGTTCGGCAGCGAGGCTGCGCGCGATGATGCGGCGCGGGCACTCTCCGCCGAATTCCCACATTGGTGGCGGATGGCAGGGAGATTACGGTGA
- a CDS encoding N-formylglutamate amidohydrolase codes for MIDGQSWRHAGSATRGGIVCVADHASNFVPDDIELGIPRALLNTHIAVDLGVEGIADRLARRHGIAAHISCVSRLVCDMHRREDEAAVVPTSSDGHLIPGNIGADVESRLERFHRPYHTAMADFIEAADPELIIALHSFTPKLESSDEKRPWEVALLYNQDDRAARHAIRLFGEQRVMVGDNQPYSGKQLNATMDRHAEAQGRPYLTIEIRQDLITNEAGQARWAGMVADIANRTALALKGG; via the coding sequence GTGATCGACGGGCAGTCATGGCGTCATGCAGGTTCTGCTACGCGCGGCGGTATCGTTTGCGTTGCGGACCACGCCTCCAATTTCGTGCCCGACGATATCGAACTCGGGATCCCCCGCGCTCTGTTGAACACGCATATCGCAGTCGATCTGGGGGTGGAGGGGATTGCCGACCGCCTCGCCCGCCGTCACGGCATCGCCGCGCATATTTCCTGCGTCAGCCGGCTGGTCTGCGACATGCACCGCCGCGAGGACGAGGCGGCAGTGGTCCCCACCAGTAGCGATGGACATCTGATCCCCGGCAATATCGGCGCAGATGTTGAGAGCAGGCTGGAGCGGTTTCACCGCCCCTATCATACCGCAATGGCCGATTTTATCGAGGCGGCCGATCCCGAATTGATCATCGCGCTGCACAGCTTCACGCCCAAGCTGGAATCGAGCGATGAAAAGCGGCCCTGGGAAGTGGCGCTGCTCTACAATCAAGACGACCGCGCGGCGCGCCATGCGATCCGGCTGTTCGGCGAACAGCGGGTGATGGTCGGCGATAATCAGCCTTATTCGGGCAAGCAGCTCAACGCGACGATGGACCGCCATGCTGAGGCGCAGGGACGGCCTTACCTTACCATCGAAATCCGGCAGGACCTGATCACCAACGAGGCCGGGCAGGCACGCTGGGCCGGGATGGTTGCAGATATCGCAAACCGGACCGCGCTGGCGTTGAAAGGTGGCTAG
- a CDS encoding electron transfer flavoprotein-ubiquinone oxidoreductase, with amino-acid sequence MSERESMPCDVVIVGGGVAGLAAAIRLKQLNEELEVVVLEKGSEIGAHILSGAVVDPIALDELIPEWRNMDCPMAETPVTENHHWILSKGRKFDTPHMALPPLMSNDGCYTGSLGNLTRWLGEQAEALEVMVFPGFPASEVLFDESGAVSGVITQDMGIDANGERKPDYQPGMEILAKYTLFAEGVRGNLTKKMKARFDLEADCQPQVYGLGIKELWDIEPAKHVPGKVAHTQGWPLSESNSWGGGFIYHQANNQVALGFVTALDYENPYVSPFQEFQRWKHHPAIAELLEGGKRVAYGARAINEGGWQSVPKLAFPGGALVGCAAGFVNVPRIKGSHTAMKSGMLAAESIAAAIAAGQEHTELMDYDEAVRSSWIATELKKVQNAQPAVAKYGGDLGTVLAGIDMWMRTLKIGLPIAMKHTPDHNHTGRADLYPEIKYPKPDGVLSFDRLTSVAFSYTNHAEDQPVHLKVQDMALQKQSELGVYAGPSTRYCPAGVYEWVANEDTGEMNFVINSQNCVHCKTCDIKDPNQNIEWTTPEGGGGPNYPNM; translated from the coding sequence ATGAGCGAACGCGAATCGATGCCTTGCGACGTGGTAATCGTGGGGGGCGGCGTGGCCGGCCTGGCCGCAGCCATTCGCCTTAAGCAGCTGAACGAAGAACTCGAAGTCGTGGTCCTTGAAAAAGGGTCGGAGATCGGGGCCCATATCCTGTCGGGTGCGGTCGTCGATCCGATCGCGCTGGACGAGTTGATCCCCGAATGGCGCAATATGGATTGCCCGATGGCGGAAACGCCGGTGACGGAAAATCACCACTGGATCCTTTCCAAGGGCCGAAAGTTCGACACGCCGCATATGGCTCTGCCGCCGTTGATGAGCAATGATGGCTGCTACACCGGCAGCCTGGGCAATCTGACCCGCTGGCTGGGCGAGCAGGCCGAAGCGCTGGAAGTGATGGTCTTCCCCGGCTTCCCCGCTTCCGAAGTGCTGTTCGATGAAAGCGGTGCGGTAAGCGGCGTGATTACGCAGGATATGGGCATCGACGCCAATGGAGAGCGCAAGCCCGATTACCAGCCCGGCATGGAAATCCTGGCGAAATATACCTTGTTTGCAGAGGGTGTGCGCGGAAACCTCACAAAGAAGATGAAGGCGCGCTTCGATCTAGAGGCGGATTGCCAGCCGCAGGTCTACGGGCTTGGCATCAAGGAATTGTGGGATATCGAACCGGCCAAGCACGTGCCCGGGAAGGTCGCCCACACGCAGGGCTGGCCGCTATCGGAAAGCAATAGCTGGGGCGGCGGTTTCATCTACCACCAGGCCAATAATCAGGTCGCGCTCGGCTTCGTGACTGCGCTCGATTACGAAAACCCCTACGTCTCGCCGTTTCAGGAATTCCAGCGCTGGAAACACCATCCGGCAATCGCCGAACTGCTGGAGGGGGGCAAACGCGTCGCTTATGGTGCGCGCGCAATCAATGAAGGCGGCTGGCAGAGCGTGCCCAAGCTCGCCTTCCCCGGCGGGGCGCTGGTCGGCTGCGCCGCCGGTTTCGTCAACGTGCCGCGGATCAAGGGCAGCCATACCGCGATGAAAAGCGGAATGCTCGCCGCCGAAAGCATCGCTGCGGCCATAGCGGCGGGGCAGGAACATACCGAGCTGATGGATTACGACGAGGCAGTTCGCTCCAGCTGGATCGCGACCGAGCTGAAAAAGGTGCAGAACGCGCAGCCCGCAGTGGCCAAATATGGCGGCGATCTGGGTACGGTGCTGGCCGGGATCGATATGTGGATGCGGACGCTGAAAATCGGTCTGCCGATCGCCATGAAGCACACGCCCGACCACAACCATACGGGCCGCGCAGATCTCTACCCTGAGATCAAATATCCCAAGCCCGACGGGGTGCTCAGCTTCGACCGGCTGACCTCGGTGGCGTTCAGCTACACCAACCACGCCGAAGACCAGCCCGTCCATTTGAAGGTTCAGGACATGGCCTTGCAAAAGCAGAGCGAGCTGGGCGTCTATGCCGGGCCCTCGACCCGCTATTGCCCGGCGGGCGTGTATGAGTGGGTGGCGAATGAAGATACCGGCGAGATGAACTTCGTCATCAATTCGCAGAACTGCGTCCATTGCAAGACCTGCGATATCAAGGATCCGAACCAGAATATCGAGTGGACCACGCCCGAAGGTGGTGGCGGCCCGAATTACCCGAACATGTGA